The sequence GGCCACCCTCGCCGGAGAACCGGCACCAGCCCGCGCGAAATCACCCCTTCCGAGCGAGCATGTCTGCGCGTCGCATGCGCCGCGCAGAAGCAGCACCACGAGGGAAGGACCGGGGAACGGAACGATTCGCCTCAGGGCAACTGCTTGATTCTTTGTTTTGTTGCGCGCGAGGGTGGCGCCGGGGGCGCCGATAGGAATGGTCTCCTCACGACGGGATGAAAAATACTCTCGCCGGTGCCGCTTGTCTATCGCTGAACAACGTTCATTTCGCGGCGAAAACCTGTCGAGTTTTCTTACCTTTACATTGTTGCGGCTTATGTCCAGAATCGTCCGCACCCGCGATCGAATCTCTTACTGATCTCTTATTTCAATGCTCTTCGCCCTGCGTGATCCGAAGTACCTGGCGGCTCTCTGCCTTCTGCAATGCAGCACCGCCATGGCGGCCGAAGACTACGACTGCCTCATCGAGGCGCGCGACACCGTGGAGATCCGCAGCCCGGTCGAAGGGTTGATCGAGCAGGTCCTGGTGCGCCGCGGCGACATGGTCCGAAAGGGCACGGTCCTGGTGAATCTGGAATCCGGCGCGGAGCGCGCGGCCGTGGAACTGGCCCGGTCCAAGGCCACGATGGAGGGCCCGCTCAGGGCCGCCGAATCCCGGCTCGACTTCGCCGCCAAGAAGGAGCAGAGGACGGTCGAGCTGTTCAAGCAGAACTTCGTCTCCGCCGGCGCGCTCGACGAGGCCCGGACGCAGCGCGAACTGGCCGAATCGGAATTGCGGGAAGCCCGCGAGAAC comes from Betaproteobacteria bacterium and encodes:
- a CDS encoding efflux RND transporter periplasmic adaptor subunit, translating into MLFALRDPKYLAALCLLQCSTAMAAEDYDCLIEARDTVEIRSPVEGLIEQVLVRRGDMVRKGTVLVNLESGAERAAVELARSKATMEGPLRAAESRLDFAAKKEQRTVELFKQNFVSAGALDEARTQRELAESELREARENRRLNELELQRSEEVLKLRTIRAPFDGVVVERYMSSGSFATSNVKDPILRLAEVNPLHVEVVIPATHFGRIRKGARATVRPEAPNGRFKATVITVDSVIDAASGTFGVRLELPNPGLAIPAGAKCKIAFDGK